A stretch of the Puniceibacterium sp. IMCC21224 genome encodes the following:
- a CDS encoding acyltransferase family protein, translating into MAGQRLRWMDLVRGVCILLVILVHAEGVVKGQGLYIPAAINVFNEFLDPFRMPLLMFLSGMMLEKSLSKNNRDYVLGKFHLIFWPFLIWSMIVYAAEGRLTLEYILKTPISAPSLLWYLWFLCAYYLIALLLERCRVPLIPVMFICLIASGFLPSLLRMDRFAALLIFFLLGHYIVRNKVSLQNHAYLALLGLGAALTGGLMSVLYGPIKYNPLFIWAPVGLILFVLWAAPLYRSTQSGQGIEWIGRNSIVFYVGHFPLLLLVAGIMRETTALDGVSFYAILLVATLAINACLQLLRSRYDIVAALFDFRKLPSGLRFNNI; encoded by the coding sequence ATGGCCGGTCAAAGACTCAGGTGGATGGATCTGGTGCGGGGCGTCTGTATTTTACTCGTCATTCTGGTCCACGCCGAAGGGGTCGTAAAAGGCCAAGGGCTGTACATTCCGGCGGCAATCAACGTCTTCAATGAATTTCTCGATCCGTTCCGGATGCCCCTGCTGATGTTCCTGTCCGGCATGATGCTGGAAAAATCACTTTCCAAGAACAACCGTGACTATGTCCTTGGGAAATTCCATCTCATCTTTTGGCCATTTCTTATTTGGAGTATGATCGTTTACGCCGCCGAAGGGCGATTAACACTCGAATACATTCTCAAGACACCGATCAGCGCCCCGTCTCTCCTGTGGTATCTGTGGTTTCTGTGCGCCTACTATCTTATCGCCCTCCTTCTCGAACGCTGTCGCGTCCCCCTTATCCCTGTAATGTTCATCTGCCTGATTGCTTCGGGGTTTCTGCCCTCGTTGCTGCGAATGGACCGCTTTGCGGCGCTTCTGATCTTTTTTCTGCTTGGGCATTATATTGTGCGCAACAAGGTGTCTTTGCAGAATCACGCGTACTTGGCCCTTCTTGGTCTTGGCGCGGCGCTAACCGGAGGGCTGATGAGTGTTCTTTACGGACCAATCAAATACAATCCGCTGTTTATCTGGGCCCCTGTCGGGCTGATCCTATTCGTGCTGTGGGCCGCACCACTATACAGATCCACGCAGAGCGGACAGGGCATCGAATGGATCGGGCGAAACTCGATCGTTTTCTATGTCGGGCACTTCCCGCTGCTTCTTTTGGTGGCCGGGATCATGAGGGAAACGACCGCACTGGATGGCGTATCGTTCTACGCAATTTTGCTCGTGGCGACGCTGGCGATCAACGCTTGCCTGCAACTCCTGAGAAGCCGCTATGACATAGTTGCGGCTCTTTTCGACTTTCGAAAGCTGCCATCGGGATTGCGTTTTAACAACATCTGA